The Lachnospiraceae bacterium KM106-2 nucleotide sequence TTACTTCATCAACAATAATACCGATTGCTGATTGTGGTTCTAATTTAATGATAATGATTCTAGAAGCGTTTGTATAAACATCATCTTCTAATTCAAACTTTTTACGAATACTCATTACTGGAATGATTTCACCACGAAGGTTGATAACACCTTTAAAGTAAGGCTGAACCTTTGGTACACGTGTGATTCTCTGCATTCTTACAATGTTATCTACATATTGAATATCGATACCATATTGTTCATTATCAATTTTGATTACAATATATTGTTTTGTTTCCATTGTCTTAGTTTCTTCCATTATGTCCGCCCCCTTATACTAATGAATTAACATCAAGAATTAATGCGACTTCACCATCACCAAGGATTGTAGCTCCACCGATCATCTTGTTATTTGCAATGTATTTACCAAGAGATTTAATAACGATTTCTTGTTGTCCCATTAAATCATCAACTACAAGACCAGCAACTTTGTCACCTTTTGTAACGATAACAACTGTTAAGCTTTCTGGTTTTTCTTCTCTTGGTTCAACGTCAAGGAGTTCACCTAAACGGATTAATGGAATTACATTACCTCTTAAGTTGATAACTTCACGTTGTTGAACATAACGGATTTCATCGTATGCAATATCTTCGATCGTTTGAATACTTCCGAGAGGAATTGCATATTTTTCAACACCGATTTCAACCATAAGAGCTTGGATAATTGCAAGTGTTAATGGTAAACGGATAATAAAGGTACTTCCTTCACCAAGTGCAGTCTTACATTCGATATCACCACCAAGTGCTTGGATCTTAGTCTTAACAACATCAAGACCAACACCACGGCCGGATACATCTGTAATCTTTTCAGAAGTTGAGAAACTTGGACGGAATAATAAGTCGATAACATCATTATCAGTCATGCTAGCTGCTTGTTCTTCTGTAATTGTACCTTTTTCAATTGCTTTATTACGTACTCTTTCAATATTGATTCCGCCGCCATCGTCACGAACTGAAATCACTACGTTGTTACCATCCTGGCAAGCATCTAAGAATACAGATCCTTTTTCATCTTTACCAGCGGCTTTTCTTTCTTCAGGACTTTCTAATCCATGATCAGCTGCATTACGAAGTAAATGCATTAAAGGATCACCGATCTCATCGATAACAGTACGATCAAGTTCTGTATCTTCACCTGTCATATATAATTCCATTGGTTTATTTAATTTCTTAGATAAATCGCGGATCATACGTGGGAAACGGTTAACAACACTTTCAATTGGAACCATTCGAACTTTCATAACAGATTCATGAAGGTTAGTTGTAACTCTTTCTAAGTATTCGATCTGCTCATTGAATGAACTTGCGTTACGGTCTGCGTTTTCAGTATTACCGATACTAACTAAACCATTTTTAGCGATGATAAGCTCACTTACAAGGTTCATTAATACATCTAATTTTTCAATATCAACACGTACAGAACGGTTTACAACTGGCTTACCAGATTTTGCACCATCCTTTTTCGCTGGTGCTTTTGTCTTAGCCTGTGCTGCAGCACCTGATTTCTGAGCAGTTTGTTCTTTTTTGTCTTCTGCTTTTGCTTCTTGTGTAGCAGTTGTTTCGATTTCACTCTCAGTTGGTCTTTCTACCACACCGATTTCAACATCTTTAATTTCAGAAACATTGGCAACGATTTTCTTTACGTTTTCCATAGATTCTTTTGTGATTAATAAAATGCTGAAATCCCACTCGAATTTTTCATCTTCGATATCTTGAACGTCTGGTGAAGATTTGATTACGTCGCCGAGTTCATCTAATGCCTTGAATACAAGAAAAGCTCTTGCAGCTTTCAAGATACATGTTTCTTGGATCGTTACTGTCATGCCGAATACATGATCGCCTTCATCATAAGCTTTCATAATGGCATGTTTTTCGTAATCTGCGATTATCATTTCTTTATATTTAGCAGTTGTTGCACTTGCTTGTTCAGCAGCTGCAGCAACTGGCGCTGCTTCTTGTTTTACTTCTTTGGCAGCAACGTTCTCGCCACCTTTTTCTTTTTCAAGAAAATCATTTAAATCTTTAATGATATCATCATTATCTTCAGTTCCCTCATCAGCAGATTGAACAATATTGTCAAGATATTCTTCCAAAGCATCTAAACCACGGAATAATACGTCTACTAATTCAGGCTTAACTACCATGTTGCCACTACGGATCTCTTGGAATACATTTTCCATATCATGTGTTAATCGCTGCATTCTCTTATATCCCATTGTGCCTGCCATACCTTTTAAGGAATGGGCTGCACGGAAGATCTCGTTGATCGTATCTTCGTTATCAGGTTCTTTTTCAAGAACTAGTAGCTGTTCGTTTAAGCTTTGTAAATGTTCTTTTGTTTCATCGATAAATATCTCTAGATATTGGCTTACATCCATGCTATTGCACCCCCACGTTCTTTATCATAGCATCAGCGATCTTATCAAGTGGCTTAACCTCATTTGTTAAGCCGGCTTCATGAACTACTTTAGGCATTCCATAAACCGTTGATGTTTCTTTATCCTGTGCTATGACATACAAATTTTTTTCTTTCGTTAATTGCATGATACCTTTGGTACCATCGCCACCCATTCCTGTTAAAATAACACATGTAAATTCATCAAAATTACAATCAATGAGTGACTCATACATAATATCAGCACAAGGTTTTAATCCGCCACGAGCAGCTTCTTCTGTTATTCGTATACGATACTTTGCGCCATCTTTGATTACACGCATCTGGAATCCGCCTTTGGCGATATAGACACATCCTTTTTCAAGAATATCTCCATCTTCAGCTTCCTTTACATGAATCTCACTTAATTCATCCAATCGCTGTGCTAGCGATTTTGTAAAACCTGCCGGCATATGCTGCACGACAAGCATTGGTGCGTCCAGATTCTTTGGTAGTTTAGGAATTACACTCTGAAGTGCCTTCGGTCCACCAGTTGAACATGCCAACGCAATAATCTTTGTACCATTTGATTTATGTACAAACTCTTTCTTATTGACAGGTTCCTCTCTAAGCTCTCGTCTTAACGAAGTAAGACTGCTCTGAACGAAATATCTTTCTTTTGTTGCAACAGGTTCTACACTTTTCTTTCTTTCACTTCCTAGTCCAGTTGCTACTCCAAGGCTCTTTAACACTTTCGTCTTAAATAGATCCTCTTTCGCTTCAAAGAAGCTACCAGGTTTTGTTACGAAATCAAAGGCACCTAATTCCAACGCACGGATTGTTTCATTTGCACCTTCTACTGCTACTGTACTAACTACAATAACCTTTGCTTGAATACGAAATCTCTCCAACTGTTGGAGCATCTCTAATCCATTCATTTTCGGCATATTAATATCTAATATGACAGCATCTATTACTTTATTATCTTTAATGAGAATATCAAGTCCTTGTTGGCCATTACAAGCACATGCATGGACATGATATCTTTCATCACTGCTAATTATATCAGAAATAAGTCTTCTCATAAGTGCAGAGTCATCAATTATTAAAATATTTTTTGTCATTTTAAGTCAGTTCCTTTTTTCCTGTATTTTAGACATATGTCTACGATGACGTTCTACCTCAAATATATATTTAATAATATTTTCTTGCTGATCAATGGGTATCTCTTTAAACTCTAATCTATTTTTATACCTACCAATTTGAGTACTGCATTCTTCTGTGGTAACAACGTTACACTGAATAAAGTATTCATAATATGTATTGCTACAGTTAAATGACAGTCTCACTCGAATAGAACTATCTTTTTCTAATTTTTCTTTTGAAATAAAACAAATGCCGCCACCACTAATATCAGTAACTTTAGCTTGACACCAAGGCTTTTTCGAAGACTGCAAATCATTCGATTCCGCTTCTCTAACCTGGTACTCAATATCCATGGCATTTTCTAAACGATAAAACTGACGTCTTTGTAATCGTTCTACATCCGATGTAATACTAACATTTAATACAGCTAGTTCATCTTCATAGCCTCGATCAATGATTTCAGCTTTACAATAATATAAGCCACGCACTCCATAGAAGTTTAACTCAATTGACAGCCCCACATTAAGCGGGACTGTCATTCCTTCTTTGATTGGCATAGCTAATTTTAAATGTGTTTCATCGATCCACTCATAGAGCTGACTTACCAGCTCCTCCTTCGTTTCTTCTGATTCACTCTTAGATGTCTTTCGTATGATATAAACTTTATCACCAACTGTGATAAGATCATTCAACATAGAATCGATCACCCTTTCCTGCCATTTCTGCCAAAACGTACGAGATTCTCAAAAACATGGGCAATTCCACCTCTATTACCAGGTGTAACTGCTGTTCCGCTTTCAATTGCTTCTGCAATCTTCATAAATGCCTTTGATGCTTGTGTATTAGGAAATGCTACAGATATCGGCTGTTGTCTCATAACTGCATTAACAATATTACGATCTTCTGGCACGGCACCTAAATATTCCATATTTAATTGTAAAAATTTATCTGTTACATTTGTAAGTTTCTTATAAAGATCATATCCATCCTGCTCGCTCTTAACGCGATTTGTAAGCATTCTGATTTTACAGTTTGATGGGATATATTCTTCTTTATGATTCAAGGTCTTAAGTAATGCGTAAGCATCTGTAATCGAAGTAAGTTCCGGTGTTACTACAAGAATAACTTCCGAACTTGACATTACAAACTGCATAACACTCTCACTGATTCCTGCACCGGTATCAATGATGATGTAGTCTGTCAGATCATCAAGTTCATATAGTTTGCTGGATAAATACGTATACTGGTCCACTGTCATATTACTAAGTTCATCAATTCCAGAACCTCCCGAAATAAAACCAATTCCTTCTGGACCATCCGTAATAATATCTACAAGGTCTTTTCGATGGAACATAAGATCAGCTAGGTTATATCTAGGTCTTACCCCAAGCATAACTTCAACATTCGCTAATCCAAAATCGGCATCCAGAATAATAACTTTTTTTCCTTGTTTGCGAAGTCCGACTGCAATGTTTACAGAAACATTCGTCTTACCAACTCCGCCTTTACCACTTGTTACTGTAATTACTTTGGCAGTGTGCTTATCTAATTGCTTCTTCTTAATTAGATTGCGAAGGCCTTGTGCTTGATCCACTATTCATTCCCTCCTAAAAGCTGCTTAGCAATTTCCTGTGTATTTAATACATTGATATCGTCTGGTACATTCTGTCCGGAGGTTGTATACGATAATGGCGCATTCGTTAACATCTTAATATTTAAAATATTTCCAAGACAAGTCGTTTCATCCAACTTTGTAAAAATAACACTGAAGTTGGCGATTTCCTTATAAGTATCAATGATACGAACAAGATCTTTGTACTTTGTTGTCGCACTAAGTACAAGATAAATATCCTTTTGATCATCATCAATGCTATTTATTACATTCTTAATATCATAGCACTGTTCCTTATTTTTGTGGGATCTTCCGGCAGTATCAACTAAGACTAGGTCATAATCACTGTATTTTTCTTTGATCACTTCCATATCCTTATACGAATATGCTACTGTTAACGGAATCCCTAAAATGTTTGCATAAGTTCTAAGCTGCTCTACTGCAGCAACACGGTAAGTATCAAACGTAACAAGTCCTACATTAGCCTGTTCATTTAATTTCATCGTTGAAGCGATCTTAGCGATCGTTGTTGTCTTACCAACACCAGTTGGACCAATAAAGAATACAAACTTTGTTTTTGCTCTCTCCTGATCTAACTGAATGGTCTTAGGAGTTCCTAGTTTTAATACGATCTTTTGATAAACGCCTGCAAGAATATTATCAATCGCTGCATCCTTTTTGAAGGTACCTTCTACTTCTGATATGATCTGCATCGCATTTTCTTCTGTTACTTCATTCTTAGTCAACTGTTTTGATACCAAGCTAACATAAGGATTCTCTTTTTGCGTTGCCTGCACACGTTCAATTTCTTCTTTTTCTCTCTCTTGTGCAGCCGCGATATTGATCTGAGAATGTAATAACTCTTCTAATTGATTTAATTTTTGTTCAATCGCTGTCGCTTCTGAAGCATTTGAGAAGCTTTTCTCTTGCTTTTCATCCAGCAATACATCTCCACGTCTAAGAGCTTCTTCACTGACGCTGAATTTTGGACTCTTTTCCGCCTGATATACCCTCGCCGGTTTCTTAACCTCAGGTTTTGTATCATCAATTGCCGCAGTTATTTCTACTTTAGGCTGTTTAAACAAACGATGTATTCCTCTTGGACTGATCTTTTTGATATTCATAACGATCGCATCGTTACCTAAATCCTGCTTTACTAGTAACATGGCTTCTTGTTCTGTTGCAGCCGTATATTTCTTTAAATTCACTAAATCGTCACCATCCCAACTGATTGTAATTCTACACTTGAGTCTATTTCATTGTATGAAACGACAATAAGATCTTTATAATAATCACTCGTTAATTTCTTAAAGTACATTCTAACAATTGGTGAAGTTACAACAATTGCATTTTTTCCTAATTGTTCTAATTTATCGATTTCTACTTTTAATGCATCCATGATCTGTGATGTAGTCTCAGGATCTAATGTAAGTTAAGCTCCCTGCTCTGTTTGTTTCACACTATTCATGATCTCTTGTTCAATCTTAGGATCTAATGTTACAACACTAGTTGTCTCATTCGCTGGGAAATACAGACTAGAGATCGCTCTCTTTAAATTCTGTCTAACATATTCCGTTAAAACATCTGTATCACGAGTTGTTGGCGCATAATCTGCCAATGTTTCAAAAATCGTAATTAAATCTCGAATTGAGATTCCTTCTGCTAAAAGGTTCTGTAATACCTTTTGGATTTCACCAACACTAAGAAGCTTAGGAACCAATTCGGATACCAATGTATCATTTGCTTCTTTAATATTATTGATAAGATTCTGAACATCTTGTCTTGTAAGTAATTCATCAATATGAGATCGGATCACTTCTGTCAAATGAGTCGCGATAATACTTGGTGGATCTACAACAGTATAACCAACGCTTTCTGCACGTTCTCTCTGGCTTTCTGTAATCCAGATCGCAGGTAAATGGAAGGATGGTTCAAAGGTTGGAATACCTGTGATCTCTTCTTCTACATATCCTGGGTTCATTGCCATATAGTGATCGAATAAGATTTCGCCTTCGCTGACTTCAATACCTTTAATCTTGATCACATACTGATTAGGATTTAACTGAATATTATCTCTTAAACGGATCATTGGTACCACACATCCAAGTTCTAATGCAACCTGACGACGGATCATAACAACACGGTCAAGAAGATCGCCACCTTGGTTAACATCCGCTAATGGAATGATACCATAACCAAATTCTAATTCGATTGGATCTACCTGTAATAAAGAAGCAACATTTTCAGGTCTTCTTATTTCATCTGCAGATACTTCTTCCTCTGCAACTTCACTTTCAATTTCCTGAATATCGATTTTCTCGCCAATCTTTCTTCCTGCAAAAATAAAGCAGAGTCCATAAAGGCCGAATATAAATGGGTTCAACGGAGTTACGACTC carries:
- a CDS encoding flagellar biosynthesis protein FlhA; protein product: MDALKVEIDKLEQLGKNAIVVTSPIVRMYFKKLTSDYYKDLIVVSYNEIDSSVELQSVGMVTI
- a CDS encoding positive regulator of CheA protein activity, translated to MEETKTMETKQYIVIKIDNEQYGIDIQYVDNIVRMQRITRVPKVQPYFKGVINLRGEIIPVMSIRKKFELEDDVYTNASRIIIIKLEPQSAIGIIVDEVKEVLSLDESEIEKTTYTGQNEKNQYLSGIGKHGDGLVSLLNISSVIVGKENA
- a CDS encoding flagellar synthesis regulator FleN, yielding MDQAQGLRNLIKKKQLDKHTAKVITVTSGKGGVGKTNVSVNIAVGLRKQGKKVIILDADFGLANVEVMLGVRPRYNLADLMFHRKDLVDIITDGPEGIGFISGGSGIDELSNMTVDQYTYLSSKLYELDDLTDYIIIDTGAGISESVMQFVMSSSEVILVVTPELTSITDAYALLKTLNHKEEYIPSNCKIRMLTNRVKSEQDGYDLYKKLTNVTDKFLQLNMEYLGAVPEDRNIVNAVMRQQPISVAFPNTQASKAFMKIAEAIESGTAVTPGNRGGIAHVFENLVRFGRNGRKG
- a CDS encoding flagellar biosynthesis protein FlhF, which encodes MNLKKYTAATEQEAMLLVKQDLGNDAIVMNIKKISPRGIHRLFKQPKVEITAAIDDTKPEVKKPARVYQAEKSPKFSVSEEALRRGDVLLDEKQEKSFSNASEATAIEQKLNQLEELLHSQINIAAAQEREKEEIERVQATQKENPYVSLVSKQLTKNEVTEENAMQIISEVEGTFKKDAAIDNILAGVYQKIVLKLGTPKTIQLDQERAKTKFVFFIGPTGVGKTTTIAKIASTMKLNEQANVGLVTFDTYRVAAVEQLRTYANILGIPLTVAYSYKDMEVIKEKYSDYDLVLVDTAGRSHKNKEQCYDIKNVINSIDDDQKDIYLVLSATTKYKDLVRIIDTYKEIANFSVIFTKLDETTCLGNILNIKMLTNAPLSYTTSGQNVPDDINVLNTQEIAKQLLGGNE
- a CDS encoding signal transduction histidine kinase CheA: MDVSQYLEIFIDETKEHLQSLNEQLLVLEKEPDNEDTINEIFRAAHSLKGMAGTMGYKRMQRLTHDMENVFQEIRSGNMVVKPELVDVLFRGLDALEEYLDNIVQSADEGTEDNDDIIKDLNDFLEKEKGGENVAAKEVKQEAAPVAAAAEQASATTAKYKEMIIADYEKHAIMKAYDEGDHVFGMTVTIQETCILKAARAFLVFKALDELGDVIKSSPDVQDIEDEKFEWDFSILLITKESMENVKKIVANVSEIKDVEIGVVERPTESEIETTATQEAKAEDKKEQTAQKSGAAAQAKTKAPAKKDGAKSGKPVVNRSVRVDIEKLDVLMNLVSELIIAKNGLVSIGNTENADRNASSFNEQIEYLERVTTNLHESVMKVRMVPIESVVNRFPRMIRDLSKKLNKPMELYMTGEDTELDRTVIDEIGDPLMHLLRNAADHGLESPEERKAAGKDEKGSVFLDACQDGNNVVISVRDDGGGINIERVRNKAIEKGTITEEQAASMTDNDVIDLLFRPSFSTSEKITDVSGRGVGLDVVKTKIQALGGDIECKTALGEGSTFIIRLPLTLAIIQALMVEIGVEKYAIPLGSIQTIEDIAYDEIRYVQQREVINLRGNVIPLIRLGELLDVEPREEKPESLTVVIVTKGDKVAGLVVDDLMGQQEIVIKSLGKYIANNKMIGGATILGDGEVALILDVNSLV
- a CDS encoding chemotaxis response regulator protein-glutamate methylesterase CheB is translated as MTKNILIIDDSALMRRLISDIISSDERYHVHACACNGQQGLDILIKDNKVIDAVILDINMPKMNGLEMLQQLERFRIQAKVIVVSTVAVEGANETIRALELGAFDFVTKPGSFFEAKEDLFKTKVLKSLGVATGLGSERKKSVEPVATKERYFVQSSLTSLRRELREEPVNKKEFVHKSNGTKIIALACSTGGPKALQSVIPKLPKNLDAPMLVVQHMPAGFTKSLAQRLDELSEIHVKEAEDGDILEKGCVYIAKGGFQMRVIKDGAKYRIRITEEAARGGLKPCADIMYESLIDCNFDEFTCVILTGMGGDGTKGIMQLTKEKNLYVIAQDKETSTVYGMPKVVHEAGLTNEVKPLDKIADAMIKNVGVQ
- a CDS encoding flagellar protein, which translates into the protein MIDSMLNDLITVGDKVYIIRKTSKSESEETKEELVSQLYEWIDETHLKLAMPIKEGMTVPLNVGLSIELNFYGVRGLYYCKAEIIDRGYEDELAVLNVSITSDVERLQRRQFYRLENAMDIEYQVREAESNDLQSSKKPWCQAKVTDISGGGICFISKEKLEKDSSIRVRLSFNCSNTYYEYFIQCNVVTTEECSTQIGRYKNRLEFKEIPIDQQENIIKYIFEVERHRRHMSKIQEKRN
- a CDS encoding flagellar biosynthesis protein FlhA — encoded protein: MKKTDIYLGLYILAAVVFLIIPIPSFLLDLLIAFNISIAMIILFNALFSKEALELSSFPTLLLFTTLFRISLNVSSTRLILKDGDPGNVVKTFGTFVGGNDIVIGTIIFIVLLLVQFMVINKGSERVSEVTARFTLDAMPGKQMAIDADLNTGAITDQEARERREKIQSESAFFGAMDGATKYVKGDATTGLIITMINVVGGIAMGMLYQGLDINAALDKYLILTIGDGLVSQIPSLLISLSTGIIVTKASKEADMGDMLISQLFSIPKVLYMVGAAMIFLGVVTPLNPFIFGLYGLCFIFAGRKIGEKIDIQEIESEVAEEEVSADEIRRPENVASLLQVDPIELEFGYGIIPLADVNQGGDLLDRVVMIRRQVALELGCVVPMIRLRDNIQLNPNQYVIKIKGIEVSEGEILFDHYMAMNPGYVEEEITGIPTFEPSFHLPAIWITESQRERAESVGYTVVDPPSIIATHLTEVIRSHIDELLTRQDVQNLINNIKEANDTLVSELVPKLLSVGEIQKVLQNLLAEGISIRDLITIFETLADYAPTTRDTDVLTEYVRQNLKRAISSLYFPANETTSVVTLDPKIEQEIMNSVKQTEQGA